A genome region from Streptomyces antimycoticus includes the following:
- a CDS encoding DUF5134 domain-containing protein — protein MHGAPLVGWLLVALCAATGAYCLLQMRGEPPGPGRRVAGAEALMGWGMAAMAVPSTVLDPRPWGPPAFAAVFAVAAVRALLPMASGAGFPGHRLHHAIGALAMVYMALAMMTGTTGGHHHTGQMAPGRMAGGVPLLTGVLLVYFAVYVVRSGLRLVPMTDGALDGAGPRAADDAGAGAGVGAGAGAGAGSSGIGWSRRPELRHACRLSMGIGMFAMLLTV, from the coding sequence GTGCACGGAGCTCCGCTCGTCGGCTGGCTGCTGGTCGCGCTGTGCGCGGCCACGGGTGCCTACTGTCTGCTGCAGATGCGCGGTGAGCCGCCCGGGCCGGGGCGGCGGGTAGCGGGCGCCGAGGCACTGATGGGGTGGGGGATGGCGGCGATGGCGGTGCCCTCCACCGTGCTGGACCCCCGTCCATGGGGCCCGCCCGCGTTCGCGGCGGTCTTCGCCGTGGCCGCCGTAAGGGCTCTGCTGCCGATGGCGAGCGGCGCGGGCTTTCCGGGGCACCGTCTGCATCACGCCATCGGAGCGCTCGCGATGGTCTATATGGCGCTCGCGATGATGACGGGCACCACGGGCGGCCACCATCACACCGGCCAGATGGCACCGGGCCGGATGGCGGGCGGGGTGCCGCTGCTGACCGGGGTACTGCTCGTGTACTTCGCGGTCTACGTCGTACGGTCCGGGCTGCGGCTCGTACCGATGACGGACGGTGCGCTGGACGGCGCGGGGCCCAGGGCCGCGGACGATGCGGGAGCCGGCGCCGGGGTCGGAGCGGGGGCGGGCGCAGGAGCGGGCTCGTCCGGTATCGGCTGGTCACGGCGGCCCGAGCTGCGGCATGCCTGCAGGCTGTCGATGGGGATAGGGATGTTCGCGATGCTGCTCACCGTGTGA
- a CDS encoding PPOX class F420-dependent oxidoreductase — MSNPPLPEAAVAMLEKPNPAVIATIRSDGQPVSTATWYLWDNGRILVNMDEGRKRLTHIRNDPRVTLTVLDEANWYNHISLIGRVVELQDDEDLSGIDRLSRQYLGKDYPQRDRRRVSAWIEIDRWHGWGEHKENSQPG; from the coding sequence GTGTCGAATCCACCGCTTCCCGAGGCCGCGGTCGCCATGCTCGAGAAGCCCAACCCGGCCGTGATCGCGACGATCCGGTCCGACGGCCAGCCGGTCTCCACGGCCACCTGGTACCTCTGGGACAACGGCCGGATCCTGGTCAACATGGACGAGGGCCGCAAGCGGCTCACCCACATCCGCAACGACCCCAGGGTCACGCTCACCGTGCTCGACGAGGCGAACTGGTACAACCACATCAGCCTCATCGGCCGGGTCGTCGAGCTCCAGGACGACGAGGACCTGTCCGGAATCGACCGGCTGTCCCGGCAGTACCTCGGCAAGGACTACCCGCAGCGGGACCGCCGCCGGGTCAGCGCCTGGATCGAGATCGACCGCTGGCACGGCTGGGGCGAGCACAAGGAGAACAGCCAGCCCGGCTGA
- a CDS encoding M56 family metallopeptidase encodes MLVPFALMGLGALAAAMAPRLLSRSDWIDREPVLALWVWQCVVVGVLLCCALTMALTAAAAWEAVRGNVFAPAPKGVVEAYALSGYGPLAAPIALVLALGAVWSAVMLTREIGRARAWRRQHRAELLVRSPALPGEEPSGERLVVLEGDKPDAWLLPGTTPQLVITTAALRRLKGRRLDAVIAHEQGHARARHHWLLHCSGALATGFPQVTMFAAFRDEVHRLVELAADDSASRRFGRTTTALALVELNEERGVFGPGPSALAQVPKRVDRLLAPASRLSAGRRWRLTATAALVPAVPLLVTLVPALRVLG; translated from the coding sequence ATGTTGGTCCCGTTCGCGCTGATGGGCCTCGGCGCACTGGCGGCGGCAATGGCGCCGCGCCTGCTGTCCCGCTCCGACTGGATCGACCGCGAACCTGTGCTCGCCCTATGGGTGTGGCAGTGCGTGGTCGTCGGGGTGCTGTTGTGCTGCGCGCTGACCATGGCGCTCACCGCCGCGGCCGCCTGGGAGGCCGTGCGCGGCAATGTCTTCGCCCCCGCGCCCAAGGGCGTGGTGGAGGCGTACGCGCTCTCCGGCTACGGGCCGCTGGCCGCGCCCATCGCTCTCGTGCTCGCCCTCGGGGCCGTCTGGAGCGCGGTGATGCTCACCCGCGAGATCGGCCGCGCCCGCGCCTGGCGCAGGCAGCACCGCGCGGAACTCCTCGTCCGCTCCCCCGCCTTGCCCGGTGAGGAGCCCAGCGGGGAGCGTCTGGTCGTCCTGGAGGGCGACAAGCCGGACGCCTGGCTGCTGCCGGGCACCACGCCCCAGCTCGTCATCACCACGGCGGCGCTGCGCCGCCTCAAGGGCCGTCGACTGGACGCCGTCATCGCCCATGAGCAGGGCCACGCCCGCGCCCGCCATCACTGGCTGCTGCACTGCTCGGGCGCGCTGGCCACCGGCTTTCCGCAGGTGACCATGTTCGCGGCGTTCCGCGACGAGGTGCACCGGCTGGTCGAGCTGGCCGCCGACGACTCCGCGTCCCGGCGCTTCGGGCGGACGACCACCGCGCTCGCGCTGGTCGAACTCAACGAGGAGCGCGGGGTGTTCGGCCCCGGCCCCAGCGCGCTCGCCCAGGTCCCGAAGCGGGTGGACCGGCTGCTGGCCCCGGCCTCCCGCCTCTCGGCGGGCCGCCGCTGGCGCCTTACGGCCACCGCGGCGCTCGTCCCGGCCGTCCCGCTCCTGGTCACCCTCGTCCCGGCGCTGCGGGTGCTGGGGTAG